The following coding sequences lie in one Equus asinus isolate D_3611 breed Donkey chromosome 1, EquAss-T2T_v2, whole genome shotgun sequence genomic window:
- the GPNMB gene encoding transmembrane glycoprotein NMB isoform X1, with the protein MECVYCFLGFLLLAARLPLDAAKRFHDVLSNERPSGYMREHNQLNGWSSDENDWNEKLYPVWKRGDPRWKNSWKGGRVQAVLTSDSPALVGSTMTFVVSLVFPRCQKEDANGNIVYETNCRNDTGPSPDPFVYNWTAWTEDDDWGNDSSQGHHNVFPDGKPFPRPPGWKKRNFVYVFHTLGQYFQRLGRCSVRVSINTTNVPLGPQLMEVTVYRRHGRAYCPIAKVKDVYVVTDRIPIFVTMSQKNDRNSSDETFLRDLPIVFNVLIHDPSHFLIESSINYKWNFGDNTGLFVSNNSTLNHTYVLNGTFSLNLTVQAAVPGPCPTPSPRPLTPTPALLPDGDNPLQLRDVPDENCRINRYGYFKATIEIVDGILEVNIIKMTDVLMPVPQPDDSVVDFVVTCEGTIPTEVCTVISDPTCRITQSTVCDPVDVDVGELCLLTVRRAFSGSGTYCMNLTLGDEASLALTSTLVSVPGRDPASPLRIANGVLFSVGCLTIVVTVIALLVYKKHKDYRPIENSTGIVVKGKRLNVFLNRAKAVFSRGNQEKDPLLKNHPGTL; encoded by the exons GATTTCATGATGTGCTGAGCAATGAGAGACCTTCTGGTTATATGAGGGAGCACAACCAATTAAATGGCTGGTCTTCAGATGAAAATGACTGGAATGAAAAACTCTATCCAGTGTGGAAGAGGGGAGACCCACGGTGGAAAAACTCCTGGAAAG GAGGCCGTGTGCAGGCAGTTCTGACCAGTGATTCACCAGCACTGGTGGGCTCAACTATGACGTTTGTGGTGAGCCTGGTATTCCCCAGATGCCAAAAGGAAGACGCCAATGGCAACATAGTCTATGAGACTAACTGCAGAAATG aTACTGGCCCATCTCCTGACCCTTTTGTTTACAACTGGACAGCATGGACAGAGGATGATGACTGGGGAAATGACAGCAGCCAAGGTCATCACAACGTTTTCCCTGATGGAAAGCCTTTCCCTCGCCCCCCTGGATGGAAGAAACGGAATTTCGTCTACGTCTTTCACACACTTG GTCAATATTTCCAGAGGTTGGGACGGTGTTCAGTGAGAGTTTCTATAAACACAACCAATGTGCCACTTGGCCCTCAACTCATGGAAGTAACTGTCTATAGAAGACACGGACGGGCATATTGTCCCATCGCAAAAGTGAAAGATGTGTATGTGGTAACAG ATCGGATTCCCATATTTGTGACTATGTCCCAGAAGAATGATCGAAATTCATCTGATGAAACCTTCCTCAGGGACCTCCCCATTGTGTTCAATGTCCTGATTCATGATCCCAgccatttcctcattgagtcttCCATTAACTACAAATGGAACTTCGGCGATAACACTGGTCTGTTTGtttccaacaattccactttgaATCACACGTACGTGCTCAATGGAACCTTCAGCCTTAACCTCACTGTGCAAGCAGCAGTGCCCGGACCCTGTCCTACGCCCTCACCCCGACCTCTAACACCCACCCCTGCTTTAC TACCTGATGGTGACAATCCGCTGCAGCTGAGAGATGTTCCTGATGAAAACTGCCGGATTAACAGATATGGTTACTTTAAAGCCACCATCGAAATTGTAG ATGGAATTCTAGAGGTTAACATCATCAAGATGACAGATGTTCTGATGCCCGTGCCGCAGCCTGATGACTCTGTGGTGGATTTTGTCGTGACCTGTGAGGGGAC CATTCCCACGGAGGTCTGTACCGTCATCTCTGACCCCACCTGCCGGATCACCCAGAGCACAGTCTGCGACCCTGTGGATGTGGACGTGGGCGAGCTGTGCTTGCTGACCGTGAGAAGAGCCTTCAGTGGGTCTGGGACATACTGTATGAACCTCACTCTGGGTGATGAGGCGAGCCTGGCCCTCACGAGCACCCTCGTCTCTGTCCCTGGCAGAG ACCCAGCCTCCCCTTTAAGAATCGCAAATGGTGTCCTGTTCTCCGTTGGCTGCTTGACCATAGTTGTCACTGTGATCGCCCTTTTGGTGTACAA AAAACACAAGGACTACAGACCGATAGAAAACAGTACTGGGATCGTGGTCAAAGGAAAGAGGCTGAATGTTTTTCTCAACCGTGCAAAGGCTGTGTTCTCCCGCGGAAACCAGGAAAAAGATCCACTGCTCAAGAACCACCCTGGAACTCTTTAA
- the GPNMB gene encoding transmembrane glycoprotein NMB isoform X2: MREHNQLNGWSSDENDWNEKLYPVWKRGDPRWKNSWKGGRVQAVLTSDSPALVGSTMTFVVSLVFPRCQKEDANGNIVYETNCRNDTGPSPDPFVYNWTAWTEDDDWGNDSSQGHHNVFPDGKPFPRPPGWKKRNFVYVFHTLGQYFQRLGRCSVRVSINTTNVPLGPQLMEVTVYRRHGRAYCPIAKVKDVYVVTDRIPIFVTMSQKNDRNSSDETFLRDLPIVFNVLIHDPSHFLIESSINYKWNFGDNTGLFVSNNSTLNHTYVLNGTFSLNLTVQAAVPGPCPTPSPRPLTPTPALLPDGDNPLQLRDVPDENCRINRYGYFKATIEIVDGILEVNIIKMTDVLMPVPQPDDSVVDFVVTCEGTIPTEVCTVISDPTCRITQSTVCDPVDVDVGELCLLTVRRAFSGSGTYCMNLTLGDEASLALTSTLVSVPGRDPASPLRIANGVLFSVGCLTIVVTVIALLVYKKHKDYRPIENSTGIVVKGKRLNVFLNRAKAVFSRGNQEKDPLLKNHPGTL; encoded by the exons ATGAGGGAGCACAACCAATTAAATGGCTGGTCTTCAGATGAAAATGACTGGAATGAAAAACTCTATCCAGTGTGGAAGAGGGGAGACCCACGGTGGAAAAACTCCTGGAAAG GAGGCCGTGTGCAGGCAGTTCTGACCAGTGATTCACCAGCACTGGTGGGCTCAACTATGACGTTTGTGGTGAGCCTGGTATTCCCCAGATGCCAAAAGGAAGACGCCAATGGCAACATAGTCTATGAGACTAACTGCAGAAATG aTACTGGCCCATCTCCTGACCCTTTTGTTTACAACTGGACAGCATGGACAGAGGATGATGACTGGGGAAATGACAGCAGCCAAGGTCATCACAACGTTTTCCCTGATGGAAAGCCTTTCCCTCGCCCCCCTGGATGGAAGAAACGGAATTTCGTCTACGTCTTTCACACACTTG GTCAATATTTCCAGAGGTTGGGACGGTGTTCAGTGAGAGTTTCTATAAACACAACCAATGTGCCACTTGGCCCTCAACTCATGGAAGTAACTGTCTATAGAAGACACGGACGGGCATATTGTCCCATCGCAAAAGTGAAAGATGTGTATGTGGTAACAG ATCGGATTCCCATATTTGTGACTATGTCCCAGAAGAATGATCGAAATTCATCTGATGAAACCTTCCTCAGGGACCTCCCCATTGTGTTCAATGTCCTGATTCATGATCCCAgccatttcctcattgagtcttCCATTAACTACAAATGGAACTTCGGCGATAACACTGGTCTGTTTGtttccaacaattccactttgaATCACACGTACGTGCTCAATGGAACCTTCAGCCTTAACCTCACTGTGCAAGCAGCAGTGCCCGGACCCTGTCCTACGCCCTCACCCCGACCTCTAACACCCACCCCTGCTTTAC TACCTGATGGTGACAATCCGCTGCAGCTGAGAGATGTTCCTGATGAAAACTGCCGGATTAACAGATATGGTTACTTTAAAGCCACCATCGAAATTGTAG ATGGAATTCTAGAGGTTAACATCATCAAGATGACAGATGTTCTGATGCCCGTGCCGCAGCCTGATGACTCTGTGGTGGATTTTGTCGTGACCTGTGAGGGGAC CATTCCCACGGAGGTCTGTACCGTCATCTCTGACCCCACCTGCCGGATCACCCAGAGCACAGTCTGCGACCCTGTGGATGTGGACGTGGGCGAGCTGTGCTTGCTGACCGTGAGAAGAGCCTTCAGTGGGTCTGGGACATACTGTATGAACCTCACTCTGGGTGATGAGGCGAGCCTGGCCCTCACGAGCACCCTCGTCTCTGTCCCTGGCAGAG ACCCAGCCTCCCCTTTAAGAATCGCAAATGGTGTCCTGTTCTCCGTTGGCTGCTTGACCATAGTTGTCACTGTGATCGCCCTTTTGGTGTACAA AAAACACAAGGACTACAGACCGATAGAAAACAGTACTGGGATCGTGGTCAAAGGAAAGAGGCTGAATGTTTTTCTCAACCGTGCAAAGGCTGTGTTCTCCCGCGGAAACCAGGAAAAAGATCCACTGCTCAAGAACCACCCTGGAACTCTTTAA